One Grus americana isolate bGruAme1 chromosome Z, bGruAme1.mat, whole genome shotgun sequence DNA window includes the following coding sequences:
- the NADK2 gene encoding LOW QUALITY PROTEIN: NAD kinase 2, mitochondrial (The sequence of the model RefSeq protein was modified relative to this genomic sequence to represent the inferred CDS: inserted 2 bases in 1 codon), which translates to MCAERCPGAEAASEPGQPPPGSAAPSHXRRLPPRGGERAREMSLARGFLYGYFCLASRAAARRSPLLCQRAAGTSSALPGLPLLGGARRRLLALSRLSPAARCAAAGRGAGAEPCASRRGCGGLGAAGGGFRPSRVAVVVKTTRYEFEQQRYRYAGLSEEDLKQLLALKGSNYAGLLERHRIHTKNVEHIVDSLRNERIEVRLVKRRDYNEDTVRWADAVISAGGDGTMLLAASKVFDKFKPVIGVNTDPERSEGHLCLPVRYTHSFPEALHKLYCGEFRWQWRQRIRLYLEGTGINPTPVDLHEQQLSQEQHSRAHINERFQDQRSDISGPHLLPVRALNEVFIGESLSSRENFKSCKPSFKFSLHRASYYEISVDDGPWEKQKSSGLNVCTGTGSKAWSYNINKVAHQAVEEILKIAKKHGSLNMPLNMELVQKVTNDYNESLLYSPEEPKMFFSIREPIVNRVFSSSRQRGFSSKVCVRSRCWDACMVVDGGTSFEFNDGAIASITIDTEDALCTVLLEE; encoded by the exons ATGTGTGCTGAGCGCTGCCCGGGCGCGGAGGCCGCCTCAGAGCCGGGGCAGCCGCCGCCGGGCAGCGCTGCGCCTTCCCA CCGCAGGCTCCCGCCACGGGGAGGGGAGCGAGCCCGGGAGATGTCCTTGGCGCGGGGCTTCCTCTACGGCTACTTCTGCCTCGCCAGTCGGGCGGCCGCCCGCCGTTCTCCGCTGCTCTGCCAGCGGGCGGCGGGGACTTCCTCCGCCCTGCCCGGGCTGCCGCTGCTCGGCGGCGCCCGCCGGCGCCTCCTCGCCCTTAGCAGGCTGAGCCCCGCCGCACGCTGCGCGGCGGctgggcggggggcgggggccgAGCCGTGCGCGTcgcggcggggctgcggcgggctgggggcggcgggcggcgggttCCGGCCGTCGCGGGTGGCGGTGGTGGTGAAGACGACGCGGTACGAGTTCGAGCAGCAGCGGTACCGCTACGCCGGGCTCTCCGAGGAGGACCTCAAGCAGCTG CTTGCCTTGAAGGGATCTAACTATGCTGGTCTGCTGGAGCGGCATCGCATTCATACAAAAAATGTGGAGCATATTGTAGACAGTTTACG GAATGAGAGGATAGAAGTTCGTCTTGTTAAACGTCGAGATTATAATGAAGATACAGTTCGGTGGGCAGATGCTGTTATATCAGCAGGAG gTGATGGTACAATGTTGCTGGCAGCCAGTAAGGTCTTTGATAAATTTAAGCCAGTTATTGGAGTAAATACTGATCCTGAAAG ATCGGAGGGTCATTTATGCTTGCCTGTGAGATATACACACTCATTTCCTGAAGCACTACATAAGCTTTATTGTGGTGAGTTCAG GTGGCAGTGGCGGCAAAGAATCCGACTGTATCTTGAAGGAACTGGTATTAACCCAACCCCTGTAGATTTACACGAACAGCAGCTAAGCCAAGAGCAACACAGCAGGGCTCACATAAATGAAAGATTCCAGGATCAAA GATCTGACATTTCTGGTCCACATCTTTTACCAGTGAGAGCACTCAATGAAGTCTTCATTGGGGAATCTCTTTCATCCAG GGAGAACTTTAAGTCCTGCAAACCCAGTTTTAAATTCTCGCTCCATAGGGCCTCCTATTATGAGATATCAGTTGATGATGGTCCttgggaaaaacagaagagttCAGGGCTTAATGTGTGTACTGGAACAGGATCTAAAGCATG GTCCTATAATATTAACAAGGTAGCACATCAAGCTGTTGAAGAGATCCTTAAGATTG CTAAAAAGCATGGAAGTTTGAATATGCCATTGAACATGGAACTTGTACAAAAAG TAACAAATGATTACAATGAGTCCCTGCTCTACAGTCCAGAAGAACCAAAGATGTTTTTCAGTATTCGAGAACCTATTGTAAACAGAGTTTTCTCAAGTAGCCGGCAGCGTGGCTTCTCTTCAAA AGTCTGTGTCCGTTCCCGTTGCTGGGATGCTTGTATGGTTGTAGATGGAGGAACATCTTTTGAGTTCAATGATGGGGCGATAGCTTCAATAACAATCGATACGGAGGATGCACTGTGCACTGTTCTGCTGGAAGAATGA